One Helianthus annuus cultivar XRQ/B chromosome 12, HanXRQr2.0-SUNRISE, whole genome shotgun sequence genomic region harbors:
- the LOC110893378 gene encoding uncharacterized protein LOC110893378, translated as MELSHKPPFSLGPMDSRLQAESGRQTNVWSDNWCTYSPIRSFITPRAIANAGFALNATVADVIAVDGQWLWPQAWYDLFPVLINIGPIQIAPDTNDRFCWKDLEGNLQGFTSWEVWNCLRNRCQKVPWATSVWFSQCIPRHSFHLWLVVKNKLKTQDRMAIWEAGSATNLRLMCCPLCNFDRDSRDHLFFQCVYASEVWRLVRRLVDMNNVTDTWDSIMQWMELNASSRTMDNIICRILVAASTYFVWQERNNRSFSHNQRSASVLAKVVIETVRLRIMGFRFSKDPKQKKILDRWLISKNNIDVDPG; from the exons ATGGAGCTTAGTCACAAACCGCCCTTCTCTTTGGGTCCAATGGATTCACGCTTACAAGCTGAAAG TGGTCGCCAAACTAACGTTTGGAGTGATAACTGGTGCACATACAGTCCGATTAGATCATTTATAACCCCTAGAGCTAttgctaatgccggttttgcttTAAATGCTACTGTGGCTGATGTTATTGCGGTTGATGGCCAATGGTTATGGCCTCAAGCATGGTATGATCTCTTTCCTGTTCTTATCAACATTGGTCCTATCCAGATTGCTCCTGATACGAATGACCGGTTTTGCTGGAAAGATTTAGAAGGTAACCTTCAAGGTTTTACTTCTTGGGAGGTTTGGAATTGTTTGCGGAATAGGTGTCAAAAGGTTCCATGGGCTACTTCAGTTTGGTTCAGCCAATGTATACCCCGACACTCTTTTCATTTGTGGTTggttgttaaaaataagttgaaaACCCAGGACAGGATGGCCATTTGGGAAGCGGGTAGTGCTACTAATCTGCGACTTATGTGTTGCCCTTTATGCAATTTTGACCGTGATTCAAGAGACCACCTCTTCTTTCAATGTGTTTATGCTTCAGAGGTTTGGAGATTGGTTAGGCGTTTGGTTGACATGAACAATGTCACGGATACCTGGGATTCTATCATGCAATGGATGGAGCTTAATGCTAGTTCTAGAACTATGGATAATATTATTTGCAGGATTCTCGTAGCGGCTTCAACGTACTTCGTTTGgcaggaaaggaataacagatcaTTCTCTCATAATCAGCGGAGTGCGAGTGTGCTTGCAAAGGTCGTCATTGAGACTGTGCGGCTCAGAATTATGGGGTTCCGGTTTAGTAAAGATCCGAAACAAAAGAAGATTTTGGACAGGTGGCTGATCTCGAAGAACAACATAGACGTTGATCCCGGCTAG